Within the Microvirga ossetica genome, the region CGCGTCGCCGCTTTCTCTGGAGCCATGTTTCAAGAGCTTCCATTGCTCGGGATTGGTTTTCGTGAAGCTCAACCCTTCTCTGCCCTGGCAGGCCGATGCGGCCCCACTCACGGATCAGGGTGGGGTTGCCAAACAGGCTGGGTTCGATGGCCAGGACATAGTAGCGAGCCATGTTGCAGGTGGGATCACACCTGTCGAGCACCAGGTACTGGATCGCGTCTTCAGACATGCCCCCATGTTGCGCAAAGGCCTCGGCGAGGTCCAATCAAACTCCTGAATCCTTTGCACACCAACGATTCACA harbors:
- a CDS encoding WGR domain-containing protein produces the protein MDLAEAFAQHGGMSEDAIQYLVLDRCDPTCNMARYYVLAIEPSLFGNPTLIREWGRIGLPGQRRVELHENQSRAMEALETWLQRKRRRGYELRDGAAARAAPTGSNSCQSRADGSW